Below is a window of Chionomys nivalis chromosome 19, mChiNiv1.1, whole genome shotgun sequence DNA.
CTTCTAACCCTGCACTCACGGGACCCCAGTACCTTcctgcttgtttctgttttattttcacccacgtcttcattctctttacttatttttctcgTCCTCATTCCCCTACCATGGTAAGTGGTGTACTTGTCGAAGCTGGTCTCCAACAGCCTTCAGCCAAGGTTATCTGTCTAGGTTTGCAGTACCAGACATAAATGCCTTAGCCAGGTGCTTGTTTCCGCGAGATAAAAGTGCCAATATTGCACCGTTGCAGCTATCTCGCAGGCCCGTTCATTTCTGCAGATCACGGTACCTCAGCTGGGTGAGCCAACACATTTCTCCTCTCCTTGTCAGTTTACACAATTCCTTCTGAGCCTGTGAAGGCCAGTTCTCACGAGGATTTCAGGTCAACTAGCCTGGAATTTCTCCAATTCCTGTGTtggaagtgtgtggtgtcttcggCAATAGGATCTGACCTTGAAGACCTGGCTGGCAACCAATGACAACAGCAATAGCCTGTTAGACTCCCCCGTAAATTAACTCAATAGGAATTTTTTTATATGTGGTCCCATCGTTTTTGTTAGGTTTTGACTCTTAGCAGGTAGCATCATCACCTCAAATGGTACAACTTCATTTATACATCATACACAGCTGCACACGCACATATTTTATCAATGTACGTTTAGCTTTAATGAGAAAAATTTATCTCAGAAAGAATGTAGGCAGTCATGCCACAATAAGATATGTTTAATTTAAATCTTTCCTTTATTGAAGAGTTTCCAACATGCTAGAACATTCCGTTCCTAGGAAGGAGACTCTTAAACTAGAGTCTGAGTCTTCACGCTGCCAGCATCCAGTTTTTGCCATGTGTACAATGCCTAGTCCATGAGACAATTTGAATCCCACATGAAGGAAGGCTCTGCCCATGGAACCCACACCACATACATGAAGCTGCTCTTGTTGGATGCAGCAAGGAGAACACGGCAAGGCGTTCTTCCCAGGTTTATCCATTTCTGTAACATTCCAATGATGTGGTTGCATCTCCTGAGGTCTGGGAAATCTTTAGCAAAATGATACCACAGGGCAAACCATCCTTACCAAAGTACTACCAAAAATATGACAACACCACAGAGAGGGTGCTCATGGGAGTACTTATGTCTAAACTCATCCAACAGAAAGATGCTCTTGGACAGGTGAGACAGGGGTCCTTGGCCTTCAGCTCATCAGACAGCACCTGTTTACATTGTCACTATCTGCCAGTTTCACCCAGTGCATACTCATGAATGCTGCCTCTTTTTGACGTTCCATTTCCTTACTTACCAGCAGATAGAGTCACACTCAAACACACTACCCTATCTTCACCCTGAAATGGTGGaacctcttccttcaaatgaggccagcagagtcttggcatctttgtccaatctttgctgtggctgattgggagtttttcttggtctgccctctcttaggtcccctcagcactggtgctggctctcagatcccctccaCCCTGAAGCAGgatctttggatttcctcagcaCGGGAGCAGGGCCTGTTGCCGGGATTCAAGGACCTTGCAGacctaattccttttttttttttttttgtaagtaacatatataaagaaaaccCTGTTTACAATATGAAATCAGATACATATCTGTATTTTCATGATTTGCATATATggtgcaaaggccagaagaatgcATTAGATCTCCAGGACCTAGAAATACAGGCAGTTCTGAGATATCTGATATGGTTGCTAGGAACCAAATGTGTGTACCCAAAAAGAACAGTACTACTGAGTCCCCAAATATGTCATTATAATGCAGGAAATAAAGATGCCATTACTTCTGCCTCCTATCACTTGAAGGTGATGAAACcactagatggttgtgagatgaTTTAATGGGTTTTCTCCCTTTGTGAACTGATTCTGCACATGGCTTATTTTTGTCACTGTTAACTCAGCTCTCTCAAtgtgagtaaaaataataagtttTGATTGAAACCAGAGTCCAGATTATATTAGAGAAAGTTCCATAATTTGagatatgctttttcttttcaaaattatttttgagacaggacatcACTACGTAGCCatggctgatctcgaactcattACGTGGaacaagctggtctcaaattcagagagctCGGACTCCCACTGTCTACCAAGtccttggattacaggcatgcacaagACACAGCTATGACTTTTTGTAATGACCTATTGATAAATCAGAGACTATGGGGTAAAATATGATGTCAAAAGCAACAATCAAGGGTTTGGTGAACAGTGAGTGATACTTCTTCAAATTCTAATTCTTCAGATTATAATATTAATTTGAAATTccaaataatttcatattttcaatAACCGGGCTATCTGTTTGCTAATCTGATCCATTTCAAATGTTTAAACTGTGTTTGAGTGTACACATCTGTGTGGTGTGAGTCCGTGGCAATGGGGATATCAGAGGTTTCCACTATCTACTTCTTCTAGAAGACTAGAAATGAGACCAAGTTTGGCTACACATGACATTATTGGCCTTTAATTgagtttcaaaattatttatgtatgttctgatgtgtgagtgtgcatattcCACAGACCAAGTgtagaaataagagaaaattttGTCGGAGAATATGGGTCTCCCAAAGATGGAACTCCTGTCACCAGGTTTAGCAGCAACCAGTTCTACCCACAGACAATTCGCTGGCATTCATTTGTGGTTCTGAAAAAGTGTTATGAACAAGCATTTAGTTCTTAGAATAAACTAACACAATCCAAATTAAAAGAGAGTAGTATTTCACTTTCATTTGCAAACaggatttattatttaaattgttctGTTTTCATCCATTCTTAAACAACAGTGTTTATAATTTGAAAAGAAGACAATAATTTACTGATGCAATGTTTCAACTCATCTTGTTTGAGCGTCAGTGAGAAGGTTCAGTGTGAAATGTCTATTGTGTGCAACACTGGAACCTGACCATGATCCTCATATGAAGATGCCCAAAAGAAGAacccacaaagttgtcttctagTCTCCACACATCTGCTATGGCCTACAAATCCAGAACCAAATTACAGACACActaaatagaattttttaaaataaatttcgtTGCCGTCATATTATCCGTATCTATGGATAAGCAGCTTAGGAGGCAGTACTTCAAGAGAAAGtgtcaaataaataagtaattgggacatgaagaagaaaatggaacaCTAGAATAATATATACAAATCCATAGCACATCAAGCTATGTTATGAGATATAGGGTTGATTGCTGATTATCCTACTTTATTACATACATGTCAGATAAAAGGAAATCCTGCTTTGACTATACACAGGGGTATTTACTGTTTCGTAAATTCTCTACAATTAAGTATTTTAACACTAATATTGTTAAGTCATGCTGACAAAACAGCACATGTTGGGGACACATCTTCTACCCTTGGACTTGTACCCAGGAGGCTGATaatgaggatcatgagttcaaatgtATCCCTAACTAACTACTAACATCCAAGTCATGCTGCATAAAAACAACAACCTTAAGGGACtttaagaaaatatgaaataaaggaCCAGGAAAAGCAGCTGACTAAACTTTCATAGACACTGTAATCTGAAAACTATGATCGCACACTACCTCGACTTGAATAAAGAATGCACCACTTAGATGACGGGCATCCCATTCTATACACTGTGACAGAAAAATAATTCTATGTGAAAGCACAATAGAAAGTgagcagaagccacagaaggaATAGAAGGACCACAAAATAAACTTCACTAAATGCAACCGGCACACATATAGCACACTTAAGTATCTACTTCAAATGTTTCAAAGTAGAAACCACAATGCAGTGATCTCTACCATCAGACTTGATGAACACGGTAAATAATTTACTTCCTTCAAGGCTCCTGAGAAAGAAATGAGGCAAGACTTTTTTCTTGAAACTGAAGACAACTGCGATGTCTAAAGTCTTTGTACATGAACAGGGATTTTTCTTGTGTGAGTTCTTCCCTATTTCCTGACATCAGGATGAtataaaaaagatttaaacaTGTACAGGGATAGAGACATGGTTGAGCAGTTAAGAACAGTTCATTCTGAGGACTAGGTTTTAGACAACTTCCTGTAATTACTGCTACAAGAGATCCAAGGGTCTGTCCTTCTTGGGAACTGCCAGGTTCTCAGGAAGAAAGAGCAGGGACAGACCCAGATCTGCTGGACTCTCCTTGGGGCTGAGCAGCACGGTGAGTGTCCAAACAACCCAGCAGCCCTCTCCCCCGGCCAACTGGAGAGAAACACACCGAACTGGGAGTCTGTTGAAGCAGGATCTCCTTTAATGGTATCAAGAAGGATCTTATACAGGGTTCTGATGGTGTGGAGAAGCTTGGGTGGGTTGAGGAGTAAGGAATAAGGGCCAATAATAGTCTGCCATGCTAGAGGTGGCTGAGCAGAGGCAGGTCGAGGTGGGGTAGCCAGAGACAGATCTCCAAACTCGAGCTatgctcaggaagttacactgggcctcgcGCCCGGGCCACATGAAGCCCAACAGGGAACAAGTATGTACATGCACAAACCCTCACAAGACACCCTGACATCACATAattgaaattaaaacaaatctgTAAGCAAATTTTCCTCTCATGAAAGTTTTTCTCTTATAAGCATTCATTCCTCTAACACAGGGACCGAGGCATCTAAAGACTTACTTACAGAGCTTTTTTCATCATGAGTTGGTTGATGGAACACAGGACAAACATGTGTGCTTCAAGTCAGAGAAATCAATCCTTCTCAGTTCTCGGTGTCATTTGGGAAGATTAAGGAAATACTGCCCTACTGGAAGAAATTTGTCACTGGGGATTAGGCTTTGACAATCCACATACATGTCCAGTTCCCACACTGCTTCATGCAGCAGGTTAAGGATGTGAGTTCTTAGTCTCCTGCTTTAGCTGGCATGTCTGACACTGGTTGCCATGTCACTTTCCTGGTGATCCtgtatccctctggaaccaatggccaaataaatgtcttttataAGCTGATATGGGCATTACATCACAACAGCAGAAAAGGCACAGATACACATCCACAAACATTTACAGCTggattatttatttcatattattgaAGAGCTGTGTGAAATCTAAAAGGGTTACTTCGTTTAAATTCTTAAGGACTTTCTTCCATATTAGTTTGCAggtacaaacaaaataaaggacGCTATGATGCTTGTAAAGATAGCTGGCACTGTCAGAATTTTTTCTCCAGAATCAACACTCGTGTAAAAAAAGTGTGTTAGCTAAAGATGTTGCCAAATCCGTTATAGTCAGATTCCCTTCAAAACTGGTCTTGTAGGTCCTCATAGAGTACTGTAATATGAGAAGGTTTTAACAGATTGATTTTGCAAGAAAAGTTTACTCTTGTAGAAAAACTACCATGAAATACAAAACTTTACCACGCTGACTAAATTTACAGGGTTTCTACGCAGtatattttctcatgatttcgaAGACTTCTGAtatatgcaaaggctttaccacactgattgcattcatagggtttctctccagtatgtgttcctTTATGCCTTAGAAGAAAGCTCTGATGTGTAAAGGTTTTGccacattgattacattgatagtcTTTCTCTCCatgatgtattcttttatgcCTGTTTAGATTACTAGGATATATAAAGACTTTATCACATTGATCACATTCATAggttttctctccagtatgtgttctttcatgcttTTGAAGATAACTGTGTCGAGAAAAGGCTTTGAAACACTgactacattcatagggtttctcttcaGTATGTATTCCTTGATGTCTTTGAAGAGAACGGTGctgtgaaaaggctttaccacactgattacattcatagggtttctctccagaatgtgtttttttatggctttgaagattactgtgtcGTGAAAAGGCTTTAtgacattgattacattcatagggtttctctccagtatgtgttaatttatgtctttgaagatatCTGTATTGTGAAAAGGCTTTATGacattgattacattcaaaggacttctctccagtatgtgttcttttatgcctttggaGATAACTGTGGCATGCAAAAgttttaccacactgattgcatTTATAGgacttctctccagtatgtgttcttttatgtatttggaaTTGACTGTGACACACAATAGCTTCATCATGTTGAATATCTTCATGGTATTTCTCACCAATATGAATTCTTTCGCGCCTTTCAAGATGACTGTAACATGTAAAGGGTTTAACACATTGAGTATATTCAGGTTTCTTCACACATGTAAAAGTTTTACATTGATTACACTGACAAATCTTTATATCTGCAtaaattaattttacaatttGGCCTAATTATAAAGAAGAATAAGATTTAAGGTTTTGACTCTTTGTTTAAACACATGTTTATCCTTCATTAAGGTTTCTTTGAGTCTTTGAAGATACCCATGATGGTCAGAGCTCTTACTACATGGTTCACATTTATACCACCCTTTTTCTATAGGAGATTTTACACATATATGAGGAGAACTAGACAAACGTAGAGTATTACCACTCTTATGACATTCATGAATTTTCCTACAGTATGGGTCACACTACATTTGCAAAGTGAACCATGACAAATAGAAGTGTTTACAAATCCGTAGTACTCCTAAGGCTTTTCTGCACTGTGAGCTTGTTGATGTGTTCCCAATGCACCTGAAAAATCAATTACTTATAACCTTGAATCACAATCAACAAGTCTAGTAAAAGTAGAGACTACTACATATCTTCTAGTTGTTCTGAGAGAAATAAGTGTTACCTCTTACCATATGACTATGCTCATATGGTTCAAACCCAGACTGACATATGATTTAtctattaaaggaaaaataacaaataaaaggtTTCCACATTGCATTTACACAGGTTGACTCTGTTCCTCATAGACTTGTGGTATAGGGATTTCGGTTGCTCCACAAGTACTGTCCCTTGACTCTATCTGCCCATCTCAATAAACTTAGCAAAATCATCACAAGCAAATAGGTCATACTGGCTTTGCTATGGACTATTTGATTATTAGAAAGTTTTGGACTTATCTCCTATTCAATGTGTATACCTTTTGTAATATGTGTGCTATGAAACTACACATTGTCAGTTCTACAGCACAGCTCTCACTCAGCTGGGATTCAAATGGTGTAACTGTTAAGacactcttgttttctttcttaatgacTGGCACACACAACTTTCCTACATGACATTGAGGCATATGactttttaagaatttaataatCATCAATACACTTTAAGTTGTGCTTATTTACATGggtgcttttctttaaaatattcaggaCACA
It encodes the following:
- the LOC130862185 gene encoding zinc finger protein 120-like, with protein sequence MVVLCSQAMSGVTYGDVHVSFTPDEWALLDPFQKNLYNDVMLETFRNLTAIGYTWEDRSIEEHSQSPRRHGSHLERRERIHIGEKYHEDIQHDEAIVCHSQFQIHKRTHTGEKSYKCNQCGKTFACHSYLQRHKRTHTGEKSFECNQCHKAFSQYRYLQRHKLTHTGEKPYECNQCHKAFSRHSNLQSHKKTHSGEKPYECNQCGKAFSQHRSLQRHQGIHTEEKPYECSQCFKAFSRHSYLQKHERTHTGEKTYECDQCDKVFIYPSNLNRHKRIHHGEKDYQCNQCGKTFTHQSFLLRHKGTHTGEKPYECNQCGKAFAYIRSLRNHEKIYCVETL